In the genome of Cryptomeria japonica chromosome 8, Sugi_1.0, whole genome shotgun sequence, one region contains:
- the LOC131028567 gene encoding uncharacterized protein LOC131028567, whose amino-acid sequence MAREQWPLDPCPSGFIGTRPRGARDGAWRYAYEGPDPGSIICIQCERILHGGINRLKYHLAGIDRHDARACPGTNEEIKRQMNALLAAGEEKKLQRERAKLAMRSAIAESQGVSIDLEEEEEALEGIVGSRRGPRIRKPTISSPIASASSSRVPGRGPVPLPSQRSGSIGDYFVPRNTPGGQPSLEASGWNKEVHEKTDIAVADFWYFNNIAFNVAENAYWLNLVTAMTVSGKGYKAPSRRDLSGRLLTNAVARAREVMEDQKIDWANYGCTILSDGWTDGKNRTIINFLVACKDNVVFLKSVDASNKVKNAETLAGMLERVIMEVGVENVVQIITDNAAAYVSAGRILQERHPTLFWTPCAAHVLDLLLEDIGKLEWVTPVVEDARRITKYIYNHPWVLNLMRQHTQGKDLVRAGVTRFATIFLTLQSILAALPSLKQMFVSGEWLNSPYSKKPEGEAVACIVFDNQFAQRAAEIVKVSEPLVRVLRLVDGDKTPMGYLYEAMDRAKESIKNYYKGDRLKFDPIWEIVDRRWNNQLHQPIHAAGYFLNPRFRFGGSYSDSNGEVMEGLSTCIERMVPDVEERDLIVSELQNYEGGRGKLFSSELARRGRTTQTPDAWWQNWGGNTPHLKKFALRVLCQPCSSSNCERNWSLFEAIHTKKRSKLVQKRLNDLVYVQYNLRLRVKKVEELEGGPIDLDDIDPYSDWTSQEQPPLFSDTDITDLERQAMEEGGGFGFRLDDIEEDEDEDEDEDSLPVPEAGGDIASSRMENESQSTIPSEEAQSRPVPQQTYTTRQSRPSSSTSPHVFARAGKRKL is encoded by the exons atggcaagggagcaatggccactagatccatgcccatctggatttataggcacccgtcctagaggtgctagagatggggcatggaggtatgcctatgagggacccgatcctgggtcaattatatgcatacagtgtgagagaatacttcatggaggcatcaaccgcctcaaataccaccttgcaggaatagataggcatgatgctagagcatgccctgggaccaatgaagaaataaaaagacaaatgaatgccctacttgcagctggggaagagaagaaactgcaaagggagagggcaaaactagccatgagatcagccatagctgaatctcaaggtgtttctattgaccttgaagaggaagaagaagcacttgagggcatagtgggctctcggcgtggcccacgtatccgcaaaccGACCATCAGCTCACCCATTgcttctgcttcctctagtagagtacctggtCGGGGCcctgttccacttccatcacaacgATCAGGTtcgataggtgattattttgtgcccagaaACACACCTGGaggacaaccatcattagaggctagtggatggaataaggaggtacatgagaaaactgacattgcagttgctgatttttggtacttcaacaacattgcattcaatgtggcggagaatgcttattggttgaatttggtgactgctatgacagtttcaggaaaggggtacaaggccccttctcgcagggatttgagtgggag gttgctcacaaatgcagttgctagggcaagagaagtgatggaggatcaaaaaattgattgggcaaattatggctgcaccattctttctgatgggtggacagatggcaagaaccgcaccatcatcaattttttggtcgcttgcaaggacaatgtagtgttcttgaaatctgtcgatgcctccaacaaggtgaaaaatgcagaaacattggctggaatgttggagcgtgtcatcatggaggtgggggtagagaatgtggtgcaaatcatcacagataatgcagcagcatatgtgtcagcag gaagaatcctccaagagaggcaccccactcttttttggacaccttgtgcagcacatgtccttgaccttcttttggaggacataggaaaacttgagtgggtgactccagttgtggaagatgcaaggaggatcactaaatatatctacaatcacccttgggtcctaaatttgatgagacaacacacgcaagggaaagatttggtgagagctggtgtcacaaggtttgcaacgattttcttgacgttgcaaagcattcttgctgcattgccttctttgaaacaaatgtttgtgagtggagaatggcttaactcaccttattcaaagaagcctgaaggagaggctgtcgcatgcatagtcttcgacaaccaatttgcacaaagggctgcagagattgtgaag gtgtcagagcccttggttcgagttcttcgcttggtggatggggataaaaccccaatgggatatctttatgaggccatggatagggccaaagagtctatcaaaaattactacaagggggataggctcaaatttgatcccatttgggaaattgttgataggaggtggaacaatcagctccaccaacccattcatgcagcagggtacttcctcaaccctcgttttaggttcgggggttcttactcagattcgaatggagaagtcatggagggcctcagtacatgcattgagaggatggtacctgatgttgaggagagagacctcattgtgagtgagctccaaaattatgagggaggaaggggtaagctattctcttcagagctggctaggagaggaagaaccactcaaaccccag atgcttggtggcaaaattggggtggaaacaccccacatctcaaaaaatttgccctcagagtcttatgtcagccttgcagttcatccaattgtgagcgcaattggagcttgtttgaagcaatccacacgaagaagaggagcaagttagtgcagaaacggctcaatgaccttgtctacgtgcaatataatcttcgattgcgcgtaaagaaggtagaggaactagaaggtggtccaattgacttggatgatatagatccttacagtgattggacatcacaggagcagcctccattgttttccgacactgacatcactgatttggagaggcaggctatggaggaggggggtggatttggtttcaggctggatgacattgaggaggatgaggatgaggatgaggatgaggattcattgccagtgccagaggcaggtggagacatagcttcatccaggatggagaatgagtctcaatcaaccataccgagcgaggaggcacagtcacgcccagtcccacagcagacttatacgactagacagtctagaccctctagttctacctctccccatgtttttgctagagctgggaagaggaagttgtaa